A stretch of the Oncorhynchus clarkii lewisi isolate Uvic-CL-2024 chromosome 9, UVic_Ocla_1.0, whole genome shotgun sequence genome encodes the following:
- the LOC139417340 gene encoding melanocortin receptor 3-like, with protein sequence MNNTYRHLLPLDLQLNETTRESLAGEDKQGNLTGIEPGLCEAVHIQAEVFLTLGIVSLLENILVILAVVKNKNLHSPMYVLLCSLAAADMLVSVSNSLETVVIAALNSRFIVADDHFIQLMDNFFDSIICISLVASICNLLAITIDRYVTIFYALRYHSIVTMRRAVLAIGGIWLTCVFCGIVFIVYSESKAVVVCLIIMFFTMLVLMATLYVHMFLLARLHIKRIAVLPAEGVVPQRTCMKGAITITILLGVFVCCWAPFFLHLILLITCPKNQLCVCYMSHFTTYLVLIMCNSVIDPVIYAFRSLEMRKTFKEILCCFSATCSIFHCKY encoded by the coding sequence ATGAACAACACTTATAGACATCTGCTGCCGCTGGACCTTCAGCTCAATGAAACCACCAGGGAGTCTCTGGCTGGGGAGGACAAACAGGGGAACCTGACCGGCATCGAGCCTGGTCTGTGTGAGGCAGTCCACATCCAAGCTGAGGTGTTCCTGACACTGGGGATCGTCAGCCTTCTGGAGAATATCTTGGTGATCTTGGCAGTGGTCAAGAACAAGAACCTCCACTCACCCATGTACGTACTCCTGTGTAGTCTTGCTGCTGCTGACATGCTTGTGAGTGTCTCCAACTCACTAGAGACAGTGGTTATCGCTGCGCTGAACAGTCGGTTTATTGTGGCAGATGACCACTTTATTCAACTCATGGACAACTTCTTTGACTCCATCATCTGTATCTCCCTGGTGGCCTCAATCTGCAACCTTTTAGCTATCACCATTGACCGTTACGTGACCATCTTCTATGCTCTACGCTACCACAGCATCGTGACGATGCGACGGGCTGTCCTGGCCATCGGTGGCATCTGGCTGACATGTGTGTTCTGTGGGATAGTCTTCATCGTCTACTCAGAGAGCAAGGCAGTCGTTGTGTGTCTGATCATCATGTTCTTCACCATGCTGGTGCTCATGGCCACTCTGTATGTTCACATGTTCCTGCTGGCGAGGCTTCACATCAAGCGCATTGCTGTTCTACCCGCGGAGGGTGTGGTGCCCCAGAGGACCTGCATGAAGGGagccatcaccatcaccatcctcCTAGGGGTGTTCGTATGCTGCTGGGCACCTTTCttcctccacctcatcctcctcatcaccTGTCCCAAGAACCAGCTCTGTGTCTGCTACATGTCCCACTTTACCACCTACCTGGTGCTcatcatgtgtaactctgtcatAGACCCCGTTATCTATGCCTTCCGCAGTCTCGAGATGCGCAAAACCTTCAAGGAGATCCTCTGTTGTTTCAGTGCCACTTGTAGTATTTTCCACTGTAAATACTGA
- the LOC139417339 gene encoding transcription factor 15-like, protein MMTFAMLRPMATHMISYPDLGMMSEAEDNRSESDGSSDQSYGCCVSADKRRRISRKSGGSGVVIVKQRNAANARERDRTQSVNSAFTALRTLIPTEPVDRKLSKIETLHLASSYISHLANTLLLGDGNGDGQPCIGAVYVQGESGRKQPRTICTFCLSNQRKRINDGKEMRGIGSLRMSRR, encoded by the exons ATGATGACCTTTGCCATGCTGCGGCCAATGGCGACTCATATGATCAGCTACCCAGACCTGGGTATGATGTCCGAGGCCGAGGATAACCGCAGTGAGAGCGACGGTAGCTCGGATCAGAGCTATGGATGCTGCGTCTCCGCTGACAAACGTCGGAGGATTTCCAGAAAATCGGGAGGCAGCGGTGTTGTAATAGTGAAACAGCGGAACGCAGCCAATGCCAGGGAGCGCGACCGTACACAAAGCGTCAACTCGGCATTTACTGCACTCCGGACTCTTATACCCACTGAGCCGGTGGACAGAAAGCTCTCCAAGATTGAGACGCTTCACTTGGCATCCAGCTATATCTCCCACCTCGCCAACACCCTGCTGCTCGGAGACGGGAATGGAGATGGACAACCTTGTATTGGCGCGGTTTACGTGCAAGGAGAAAGCGGTCGAAAGCAGCCTCGCACCATCTGTACCTTCTGTTTGAGCAACCAAAGAAAGCGG ATTAATGATGGCAAAGAGATGCGGGGTATTGGTTCACTGAGGATGAGCCGCAGATAG